The following coding sequences lie in one Candidatus Eremiobacterota bacterium genomic window:
- a CDS encoding Rieske 2Fe-2S domain-containing protein: MATLAEVLVDAALAVPNLDGASDALAGVANEAYALAGDAGRTVKDLLNGTWLGHPLHPAITDVPVGAWTAALVMDLLGERRGAKIAVGVGLAGALGAAASGLTDWLDTYGRPRRLGLVHAAVNGTATLLYAGSFFARDRSPGFGVALSALGYAAVSLGALFGGVISLDMQIGVNHAHANEPPKKELDVAALTDVPDGGMKRVDANGYPVLLTRRGDEVHAIAAVCAHQGGPLEKGKFDGDVVTCPWHGSQFCVRDGGIVHGPAAYPQPAFNVRIAGERVLIRAAEES, translated from the coding sequence ATGGCAACGCTCGCAGAAGTTCTGGTCGACGCCGCTCTTGCCGTTCCGAACCTCGACGGAGCTTCGGACGCGCTCGCCGGCGTCGCGAACGAGGCCTATGCGTTGGCCGGCGATGCGGGCCGCACCGTGAAAGACCTGCTGAACGGAACGTGGCTTGGTCACCCGCTCCATCCCGCGATCACCGACGTTCCGGTCGGAGCCTGGACGGCGGCGCTCGTCATGGACCTGCTCGGCGAGCGGCGCGGCGCGAAGATCGCCGTCGGGGTCGGCTTGGCCGGCGCGCTCGGCGCGGCTGCGAGCGGTTTGACGGACTGGCTCGACACGTACGGCCGGCCGCGCCGGCTGGGTCTGGTTCACGCCGCGGTCAACGGAACGGCGACGCTGCTGTACGCCGGGTCGTTCTTCGCGCGCGATCGGTCGCCCGGATTCGGTGTCGCGCTGTCGGCGCTCGGATATGCGGCCGTCTCGCTCGGCGCGCTGTTCGGCGGCGTGATCTCGCTCGACATGCAGATCGGCGTGAACCACGCGCACGCGAACGAGCCGCCGAAAAAAGAGCTCGACGTCGCCGCGCTGACCGACGTCCCGGACGGCGGGATGAAACGCGTCGACGCGAACGGGTATCCGGTATTGCTGACGCGGCGCGGCGACGAGGTTCACGCGATCGCCGCGGTGTGCGCGCATCAAGGCGGACCGCTGGAGAAGGGGAAGTTCGACGGCGACGTCGTGACATGTCCGTGGCACGGTTCGCAGTTCTGCGTGCGCGACGGCGGGATCGTCCACGGCCCGGCCGCCTACCCGCAACCGGCGTTCAACGTCCGCATCGCGGGCGAGCGCGTGCTGATACGAGCCGCCGAAGAGAGCTGA
- the pstC gene encoding phosphate ABC transporter permease subunit PstC encodes MERIALVGLRVAAGFVIVAMAALLVYLALEGTKTFYVDKFPLWSFLFSPDFSPDAGHPGAAVYIAGTIAVTVFAIAVGGPFGIAVGVFLAEIAPYRMTQILKPAIEVMVGIPSVVYGWLGLTLLVPLIRTHTSSPSGFGLAGAGIVLAIMILPTVITLSEDAFRSLPGSLAEGSLALGATRWQTITRVLLPSAASGLAVALILGIARAVGETLAIQMVIGNSTQFPQGLFAPTAALTTEIVTDMPGATQGSLLQHALFSMALLLLLIAMVLIVLVRFALRKRA; translated from the coding sequence GTGGAACGCATCGCCCTCGTCGGTCTGCGGGTCGCGGCCGGATTCGTCATCGTTGCGATGGCGGCGCTGCTGGTTTACCTCGCGCTCGAGGGGACGAAGACGTTCTACGTCGACAAGTTCCCGCTCTGGTCGTTCCTGTTCTCGCCGGATTTTTCGCCCGACGCAGGCCATCCGGGCGCGGCCGTCTACATCGCCGGCACGATCGCCGTCACCGTGTTCGCGATCGCGGTCGGCGGCCCGTTCGGCATCGCGGTCGGCGTCTTTCTCGCCGAGATCGCGCCGTACCGGATGACGCAGATCCTCAAACCCGCGATCGAGGTGATGGTGGGGATCCCGTCGGTCGTCTACGGCTGGCTCGGCTTGACGCTGCTGGTCCCGCTGATCCGCACGCACACGAGCTCGCCGAGCGGCTTCGGTTTGGCCGGGGCGGGAATCGTTCTGGCGATCATGATCCTTCCCACCGTGATCACGCTCAGCGAGGATGCGTTCCGCTCGCTGCCGGGCTCGCTCGCTGAAGGCTCGCTGGCGCTCGGCGCGACGCGCTGGCAGACGATCACGCGCGTACTGCTGCCGAGCGCGGCGAGCGGTCTCGCCGTGGCACTGATCCTCGGGATCGCGCGCGCGGTCGGCGAGACGCTTGCGATTCAGATGGTGATCGGCAACTCGACGCAGTTCCCGCAAGGGCTCTTCGCGCCGACCGCTGCCTTGACGACCGAGATCGTGACCGACATGCCGGGCGCCACCCAGGGCTCGCTGCTGCAGCACGCGCTCTTCTCGATGGCGCTGCTGCTGCTGCTGATCGCGATGGTGCTCATCGTGCTCGTGCGGTTCGCCTTGCGGAAGCGAGCCTGA
- a CDS encoding NifU family protein — MSAATVESRIEAALDRIRPAIRRDGGDVWLIKVDDDVAYVQMIGACGGCPASNATLKNGIEAVVREDVPEIRAVEQL; from the coding sequence ATGTCCGCGGCGACGGTCGAGAGCCGAATTGAAGCGGCGCTCGATCGCATCCGGCCCGCGATCCGCCGCGACGGCGGAGACGTTTGGCTGATCAAAGTCGACGACGACGTCGCGTACGTGCAGATGATCGGCGCGTGCGGGGGGTGTCCGGCGTCCAATGCTACCTTGAAAAACGGCATCGAGGCGGTCGTGCGCGAGGACGTGCCGGAGATTCGCGCGGTGGAGCAGCTCTGA
- a CDS encoding NAD(P)-dependent oxidoreductase — protein sequence MAKKVGFIGVGAMGEPMAASLLRAGFEVTVCAHRNREPVERLLAQGARDGGDPAGLAGATEVVVTCVPDAPQVEEALFGERGASGGAAPNALFIDMSTISPVATRAFDQRLRAGGFRFADAPVSGGPARAKTGTLTIMVGASDDDFRAAEPVLKAMGTPNRVGGVGMGEVVKLVNQIIISNTMLANVEALTFAAKAGADLDALLAVIGTATGSNYLLQNWLPQSWLAGAHKPGFMLDLLRKDLAAALESARALGVPMPASGLAYQLYTASSGEGHGRDDYSSVATFYERAAKVQVRTKTVEERPA from the coding sequence ATGGCGAAGAAGGTGGGATTCATCGGCGTCGGCGCGATGGGGGAGCCGATGGCGGCGTCGCTGCTGCGGGCCGGGTTCGAAGTGACGGTGTGCGCGCACCGCAACCGCGAGCCGGTCGAACGGCTCCTCGCGCAGGGCGCGCGCGACGGCGGCGATCCGGCGGGCCTCGCCGGCGCGACCGAGGTCGTCGTCACCTGCGTCCCCGACGCGCCGCAGGTCGAGGAGGCGCTTTTCGGCGAGCGCGGCGCGAGCGGCGGCGCCGCGCCGAACGCGCTGTTCATCGACATGTCGACGATCTCGCCGGTCGCGACCCGCGCGTTCGATCAGCGCCTGCGCGCCGGCGGGTTTCGCTTCGCCGACGCACCGGTCTCGGGCGGGCCCGCGCGCGCGAAAACCGGGACGCTGACGATCATGGTGGGCGCGTCGGACGACGACTTTCGCGCCGCCGAGCCGGTGCTGAAAGCAATGGGGACGCCGAACCGCGTCGGCGGCGTCGGCATGGGCGAGGTGGTCAAGCTCGTCAACCAGATCATCATCTCGAACACGATGCTCGCCAACGTCGAAGCGCTCACGTTCGCCGCGAAAGCCGGCGCCGACCTCGACGCGCTGCTGGCGGTGATCGGCACCGCGACCGGCTCGAACTACTTGCTGCAGAACTGGCTTCCGCAAAGCTGGCTGGCGGGCGCGCACAAGCCGGGCTTCATGCTCGACCTGCTGCGCAAAGATCTCGCCGCGGCGCTCGAGTCGGCGCGTGCGCTCGGCGTCCCGATGCCCGCGAGCGGGCTCGCGTACCAGCTCTACACTGCCAGCTCCGGCGAAGGCCATGGCCGCGACGATTACAGCTCGGTGGCGACGTTCTACGAGCGCGCCGCCAAAGTCCAGGTCCGCACAAAGACCGTGGAGGAGCGCCCGGCATGA
- a CDS encoding prenyltransferase has protein sequence MTHLRAFVRLSRPLFLYGGFAGVALGAAVARWSGHRLDLQTYLWVQALVTSFHLMVHYANDYFDHHGDAAGVRRTAWSGGSGVLDRGDLPARVALIAALLCAALGFVAGAHFALAGNAIVAWTGVAIFVFAWCYSAPPVRFAARGLGELDAALVVAVLVPWAGYAAFAGRLDGTILTVVQSTAFAMLAMMLCVELPDAGDDALCGKRNLAVRLGPARTWQAIRLLALLAALSAVVQAYRIGAGPTLLALAPAVVAAAALWSLVQRDPRPASIAFGGVALYAATVTGLAIVYAFAPATPGR, from the coding sequence GTGACGCACCTGCGAGCCTTCGTCCGGCTCTCGCGGCCGCTGTTTCTCTACGGCGGGTTCGCGGGCGTCGCGCTGGGCGCCGCCGTCGCGCGCTGGTCGGGTCATCGCCTGGACCTCCAGACGTATCTCTGGGTGCAGGCGCTGGTGACGTCGTTCCATCTCATGGTGCACTACGCGAACGACTACTTCGACCATCACGGCGACGCAGCGGGCGTGCGGCGGACGGCGTGGTCCGGCGGCAGCGGCGTGCTCGACCGCGGCGACCTTCCCGCACGCGTCGCGCTGATCGCTGCGTTGCTCTGCGCGGCACTGGGATTCGTCGCCGGCGCGCACTTCGCGCTGGCCGGAAACGCGATCGTAGCGTGGACCGGCGTCGCGATCTTCGTTTTCGCGTGGTGCTACTCGGCACCGCCGGTTCGTTTCGCGGCGCGCGGGCTAGGCGAGCTCGACGCCGCGCTCGTCGTCGCCGTGCTCGTTCCCTGGGCGGGCTACGCGGCGTTCGCGGGACGCCTTGACGGCACGATCCTCACGGTGGTGCAATCCACCGCGTTCGCGATGCTCGCGATGATGCTGTGCGTCGAGCTGCCCGACGCGGGCGACGATGCGCTCTGCGGCAAGCGAAATCTCGCGGTGCGCCTCGGGCCGGCTCGCACATGGCAGGCGATCAGGCTGCTGGCGCTGCTCGCGGCCCTCTCCGCCGTCGTGCAGGCGTACCGCATCGGCGCTGGGCCGACGCTGCTCGCGTTGGCACCGGCGGTGGTCGCGGCGGCGGCGCTCTGGTCGCTCGTACAGCGCGATCCGCGCCCGGCGTCGATCGCGTTCGGCGGGGTGGCGCTCTACGCCGCCACAGTCACCGGACTAGCGATCGTCTATGCCTTCGCGCCAGCCACACCAGGCCGCTGA
- a CDS encoding fructose-bisphosphate aldolase, which produces MLASIRRPTFEDLNLSTGKRARLWNMMYGHGPANGTLMLLPIDQGLEHGPVDFFDNPDAIDTDWVLRLAVEGNFSGIAYHVGLAEKYHQQYAGRVPLVLKVNGKTNVPPDDNSFSPLTSSVEDAVRLGASAVGYTVYVGSPAQDRDIRQANDVRRDCEKYGLPLIVWSYPRGSAVKAKGGQDSLYAVDYAARVACEIGADIVKLNVPHSEEAAAAAPKPYNTLAMDELDGLRKVVKSAGRTLVLVSGGSKLSDEDTVHKARLAMEAGCVGLIFGRNMWQRKWDDALAMASRMHDLMKEFGQ; this is translated from the coding sequence ATGCTTGCTTCGATCCGCCGGCCGACGTTCGAGGACCTCAACCTCTCCACCGGCAAGCGCGCCCGGCTTTGGAACATGATGTACGGCCACGGCCCGGCCAACGGGACGCTGATGCTGCTGCCGATCGACCAGGGCCTGGAGCACGGACCGGTCGATTTCTTCGACAACCCGGACGCGATCGACACCGACTGGGTGCTGCGGCTGGCGGTCGAAGGCAACTTCTCCGGGATCGCCTACCACGTCGGCCTCGCCGAGAAGTACCACCAGCAGTACGCCGGGCGCGTCCCGCTGGTGCTCAAAGTCAACGGCAAGACGAACGTTCCGCCCGACGACAACTCGTTCAGCCCGCTGACCTCCAGCGTGGAAGACGCGGTGCGGCTGGGCGCGAGCGCGGTCGGTTACACCGTGTATGTCGGCTCGCCGGCGCAAGACCGCGACATCCGGCAGGCCAACGACGTGCGCCGCGACTGCGAGAAGTACGGGCTCCCGCTGATCGTGTGGTCGTATCCGCGCGGCTCGGCGGTGAAGGCGAAAGGCGGACAGGACTCGCTCTACGCGGTCGACTACGCGGCGCGCGTCGCGTGCGAGATCGGCGCGGACATCGTGAAGCTGAACGTGCCGCATTCCGAAGAAGCGGCGGCTGCGGCGCCCAAACCGTACAACACGCTCGCGATGGACGAGCTCGACGGGCTGCGCAAGGTCGTGAAGTCCGCGGGGCGCACGCTGGTGCTCGTCTCGGGCGGCTCGAAGCTCAGCGACGAGGACACCGTGCACAAGGCGCGGCTGGCGATGGAAGCCGGCTGCGTCGGCTTGATCTTCGGGCGGAACATGTGGCAGCGCAAGTGGGACGACGCGCTCGCGATGGCGAGCCGCATGCACGACCTGATGAAGGAGTTCGGTCAATAG
- a CDS encoding phosphate ABC transporter substrate-binding protein — MKRNAALAALLLGFSVVASSAPAFADTSITIAGSTALLPLVKDAATSYQQKNPSVKISVSGGGSGSGIAQVAAKAIDIGDSDITAPGHPELHDNRVAVIGFAIVTHPGLGVKNLTKKQIQEIFSGKATNWNQVGGPDQKIVVVNRPRSSGTRAVFTKTLMGNVPINESGITEDATGTVVSFVKQTPGAVSYAAFSGTRGSGLTELSVDGVAPNDENIITGKYPVWSYEHMFTNGPPTGEISRFIAFVQSSQDLVKRNSFILMRDMKVTENDR, encoded by the coding sequence GTGAAGAGGAACGCTGCTCTCGCGGCTCTGCTCCTCGGCTTTTCGGTCGTCGCGTCGTCCGCGCCGGCCTTCGCTGACACCAGCATCACGATCGCCGGTTCGACGGCGCTGTTGCCGCTCGTCAAGGACGCGGCGACCAGTTACCAGCAAAAGAACCCGAGCGTGAAGATCAGCGTGTCGGGCGGCGGTTCGGGTTCCGGCATCGCGCAGGTCGCCGCCAAGGCGATCGACATCGGCGACTCCGACATCACCGCGCCCGGCCATCCCGAGCTGCACGACAACCGCGTCGCCGTGATCGGCTTCGCCATCGTGACGCATCCCGGCCTCGGCGTGAAGAACCTTACCAAAAAGCAGATCCAAGAAATCTTCTCTGGCAAGGCGACGAACTGGAACCAGGTCGGCGGCCCCGATCAGAAGATCGTCGTCGTGAACCGCCCTCGCAGCTCCGGCACCCGCGCCGTCTTCACCAAGACGCTGATGGGCAACGTGCCGATCAACGAGAGCGGGATCACCGAAGACGCGACGGGCACCGTCGTCTCGTTCGTGAAGCAGACGCCCGGCGCGGTGTCGTACGCGGCGTTCAGCGGAACGCGCGGCTCGGGGCTCACCGAGCTCTCCGTCGACGGCGTCGCGCCGAACGACGAGAACATCATCACCGGGAAGTACCCGGTGTGGTCGTACGAGCACATGTTCACGAACGGCCCGCCGACCGGTGAGATCTCGCGCTTCATCGCGTTCGTTCAGAGCTCGCAGGATCTCGTGAAGCGGAACAGCTTTATCCTGATGCGCGACATGAAAGTCACTGAGAACGATCGCTGA
- a CDS encoding PAS domain-containing protein, with amino-acid sequence MARLVEALPFAAFTVERNGRVRVFNAAAAALFGIDRGRAVGRAMIEIVPSVELERMVQSAIAGETRTRDVVLGSGARDRFVGVTAQPYEGGAIAIAADRTALLAAERMRSDFIGNVSHELRTPLSAMKLMLETVLISDDDAEARALFLPQIQNEVERMIRLVEDLLELARSESGTLPVRRERFDLSDVATSAVNTFAQRAGALGVELELEAPEGVEVEADRGALTQVAVNLVDNALRHTPAAGSVTVAVERSGTDALLSVKDTGVGIPFADLPRVFERFYVVDRSRAREHTGTGLGLAIAKHLVEAHGGSLVAESVYGQGATFTMRLPAADAQH; translated from the coding sequence GTGGCGCGGCTCGTCGAAGCCCTGCCGTTCGCGGCGTTCACCGTTGAGCGCAACGGGCGCGTGCGCGTCTTCAACGCCGCCGCCGCGGCGCTGTTCGGGATCGACCGCGGGCGCGCGGTCGGCCGCGCGATGATCGAGATCGTCCCCTCGGTCGAGCTGGAACGGATGGTGCAAAGCGCGATCGCGGGCGAGACGCGCACGCGCGACGTCGTGCTCGGCAGCGGCGCGCGCGACCGCTTCGTCGGCGTGACCGCCCAGCCGTACGAAGGCGGCGCGATCGCGATCGCCGCCGACCGCACCGCGCTGCTCGCCGCAGAGCGCATGCGCAGCGACTTCATCGGCAACGTCTCGCACGAGCTGCGCACCCCGCTCTCGGCGATGAAGCTCATGCTCGAGACGGTCCTGATCTCCGACGACGACGCAGAAGCGCGCGCGCTCTTCCTGCCGCAGATACAGAACGAGGTCGAGCGGATGATCCGGCTCGTGGAAGATCTGCTCGAGCTCGCGCGCTCGGAGTCGGGGACGCTGCCCGTGCGGCGCGAGCGCTTCGACCTGAGCGACGTCGCGACGTCGGCGGTGAACACGTTCGCGCAGCGCGCTGGCGCGCTCGGCGTCGAGCTGGAGCTCGAAGCTCCCGAAGGGGTCGAGGTCGAGGCCGATCGCGGCGCGCTCACCCAAGTCGCGGTGAACCTCGTCGACAACGCGCTGCGCCACACGCCGGCAGCCGGCAGCGTCACCGTCGCCGTGGAGCGCAGCGGCACGGACGCGTTGCTGTCCGTGAAGGACACCGGCGTCGGAATCCCGTTCGCCGACTTGCCGCGCGTGTTCGAGCGCTTCTACGTCGTCGACCGCTCGCGTGCCCGCGAGCACACCGGGACGGGGCTCGGGCTGGCGATCGCCAAGCACCTCGTCGAAGCGCACGGCGGCTCGCTGGTCGCCGAGTCCGTCTACGGGCAAGGCGCGACCTTCACGATGCGCCTTCCGGCCGCCGATGCCCAACATTAA
- the pstA gene encoding phosphate ABC transporter permease PstA: MAVAAQQAPRSLIASGNVRTRKFADGLATLVLWAMAASIIVLLAAFIVYMIYLGGHALTWSFLTRPPAEHEAGGGIGPEIFNSFYILILTLCFTVPVAVAAGVFLQEYARPGTFRSVVQFSAESLATVPSVVMGLFGLLIFVYTFHWGYTALGGALTLTLLNLPALVRVTQEALGSVPDTLREASMGLGGTKWQTITRVVLPSAIGRLTTGIVLIAGRIYGETAALIFTAGVSVTGNHPYDLNPFHTAETLAVHVWYTHSESVVPDVDRIGNGSALVLLIMVLVFNVGARIVGRMLTKRFTGRAS; encoded by the coding sequence ATGGCCGTCGCGGCGCAGCAGGCACCCCGCAGCCTGATCGCATCCGGAAACGTCCGCACCCGCAAGTTCGCCGACGGGCTCGCGACGCTCGTCCTGTGGGCGATGGCCGCGAGCATCATCGTCCTGCTCGCGGCGTTCATCGTCTACATGATCTATCTCGGCGGCCACGCGCTGACGTGGTCGTTCCTCACCCGCCCACCGGCCGAGCACGAGGCGGGCGGCGGGATCGGCCCGGAGATCTTCAACTCGTTCTACATCCTGATCCTCACGCTGTGCTTCACCGTGCCGGTCGCGGTCGCGGCGGGCGTGTTCTTGCAAGAGTACGCACGCCCTGGAACGTTCCGCAGCGTCGTGCAGTTCAGCGCCGAATCGCTCGCAACGGTTCCCTCGGTCGTGATGGGACTCTTCGGCCTACTGATCTTCGTATACACGTTCCATTGGGGTTATACCGCGCTCGGCGGGGCGCTGACGCTCACACTGCTCAACTTGCCCGCGCTGGTGCGCGTGACGCAGGAGGCGCTCGGGAGCGTCCCCGACACGCTGCGCGAGGCGTCCATGGGGCTCGGCGGGACGAAGTGGCAGACGATCACGCGCGTCGTCCTGCCAAGCGCGATCGGGCGGTTGACGACCGGGATCGTGCTGATCGCCGGCCGTATCTACGGCGAGACGGCCGCGCTGATCTTCACGGCGGGCGTGAGCGTCACCGGAAATCATCCCTACGACCTCAACCCGTTCCACACCGCCGAGACGCTCGCCGTCCACGTCTGGTACACGCACTCCGAATCGGTCGTCCCCGATGTCGACCGCATCGGAAACGGCTCGGCGCTCGTTCTGCTGATCATGGTCCTCGTTTTCAACGTGGGGGCGCGCATCGTAGGCCGCATGCTGACCAAACGCTTCACCGGGAGAGCTTCGTGA
- a CDS encoding STAS domain-containing protein: MSMLERRVIALTGDLDVYTTPTACRVLDAIDGPAVIDLSAVRLLGAAALEELARVARRVGPRNVTLAGARPHVRRVLEIVRFDQLFVLE, from the coding sequence TTGTCGATGCTGGAACGGCGCGTCATCGCCCTGACCGGAGATCTCGACGTCTATACGACGCCGACGGCGTGCCGCGTTCTCGACGCGATCGACGGCCCGGCCGTCATCGACCTCTCGGCGGTGCGGCTGCTCGGCGCGGCCGCGCTGGAGGAGCTGGCCCGGGTCGCCCGGCGCGTCGGTCCGCGGAACGTGACGCTCGCCGGCGCGCGCCCGCACGTGCGCCGCGTTCTGGAGATCGTGCGCTTCGACCAGCTCTTCGTCCTCGAATAG
- a CDS encoding phosphate ABC transporter ATP-binding protein, giving the protein MESPAQTAAPIQDKIVADDVDVFYGSFQAIKSATLAMKAQHVTALIGPSGCGKSTFLRALNRMHDLTPGARVTGEVLLDGENIYGADADPVVIRHRIGMVFQRPNPFPKTIYENVVYGPRIHGENNKRKLEEIAERALRQAALWDEVKDRLSRSALDLSGGQQQRLCIARAVALDPEVILMDEPASALDPIATSKIEDLIGQLTEKFTVVIVTHSMQQAARISDYTAFFHLGEIVEVGPTNQIFTHPKEKRTEDYITGRFG; this is encoded by the coding sequence ATCGAGTCGCCCGCCCAGACAGCCGCGCCGATCCAAGACAAAATCGTCGCGGACGACGTCGACGTGTTCTACGGCTCGTTTCAGGCGATCAAGAGCGCGACCCTGGCGATGAAGGCGCAGCACGTCACCGCGCTGATCGGGCCGTCGGGCTGCGGGAAGTCGACTTTTCTGCGCGCGCTCAACCGCATGCACGACTTGACGCCCGGCGCGCGCGTCACGGGCGAAGTGCTGCTCGACGGCGAGAACATTTACGGGGCCGACGCCGATCCGGTCGTGATCCGGCACCGCATCGGGATGGTGTTCCAGCGCCCCAACCCGTTCCCGAAGACGATCTACGAGAACGTCGTCTACGGCCCGCGCATTCACGGCGAGAACAACAAGCGGAAGCTGGAGGAGATCGCGGAGCGCGCACTGCGACAAGCGGCGCTTTGGGACGAGGTCAAGGACCGGCTCTCACGCTCGGCGCTCGACCTCTCCGGCGGGCAGCAGCAGCGGCTGTGCATCGCGCGCGCCGTCGCGCTCGACCCGGAGGTGATCTTGATGGACGAGCCGGCCTCCGCGCTCGACCCGATCGCGACCTCGAAGATCGAGGACTTGATCGGACAGCTCACCGAGAAGTTCACGGTCGTCATCGTGACCCACTCGATGCAGCAGGCCGCGCGCATCTCGGACTACACCGCGTTCTTCCACCTCGGCGAGATCGTCGAGGTCGGGCCGACCAACCAGATCTTCACCCACCCGAAAGAGAAGCGCACCGAAGACTACATCACCGGCCGCTTTGGCTAG
- a CDS encoding response regulator transcription factor, with protein sequence MTTVLATKKKILLVDDEAAIVHSLRYNLEKNGYAVTTAGDGRTAVVLAQTEHPDLVVLDIMLPLLDGMEACKEIRKTSRVPIIMLTAKDQEFDKVLALELGADDYVTKPFSLGEIMARIKARLRRVEHDAEHRDESITAAGMTIDPARQRLVVRGREVALAPKEFRLLHVLMENRGRIVTRQMLLEKVWGYDFEGEHQTISVHIRWLREKTEVDPNNPRHIITVRSRGYMFRE encoded by the coding sequence ATGACCACCGTGCTTGCGACGAAGAAGAAGATCCTGCTGGTCGACGACGAGGCCGCGATCGTCCATTCGCTGCGCTACAACTTGGAGAAGAACGGCTACGCGGTGACGACCGCCGGCGACGGCCGCACCGCGGTCGTGCTCGCGCAGACGGAGCATCCTGATCTCGTCGTGCTGGACATCATGCTTCCGCTGCTCGACGGGATGGAGGCGTGCAAGGAGATCCGCAAGACCTCGCGCGTCCCGATCATCATGCTGACCGCGAAGGACCAGGAGTTCGACAAGGTCCTCGCCCTCGAGCTGGGCGCCGACGACTACGTGACCAAGCCGTTCTCGCTCGGCGAGATCATGGCGCGCATCAAAGCCCGGCTGCGCCGCGTCGAGCACGACGCCGAGCACCGCGACGAGTCGATCACCGCCGCCGGGATGACGATCGATCCGGCGCGCCAGCGGCTGGTCGTGCGCGGCCGCGAGGTCGCGCTGGCGCCGAAAGAGTTCCGGCTGCTGCACGTGCTGATGGAGAACCGCGGCCGCATCGTGACCCGCCAGATGCTGCTGGAGAAGGTGTGGGGCTACGACTTCGAGGGCGAGCACCAGACGATCAGCGTCCACATCCGCTGGCTGCGCGAGAAGACCGAGGTCGATCCGAACAACCCGCGGCACATCATTACCGTCCGCAGCCGCGGCTACATGTTCCGTGAATAA
- a CDS encoding HNH endonuclease, whose product MAILEKDIKLLWGFAANRCAIPECRRILAQNPAVGGGGFTIGEMAHIVAEQPGGPRGDSALSDRQRNSYSNLILLCPTHHRIVDQDIETYTVSVLHSIKDEHETWVADKLSPTDPKAAAAEYLYADLVDFVSMEFLERWDDITFGPMSPSPYFRHANIEIIRSFRERTLRTPWPKTYPAFETASIRLGFVLATALEHFQVHSDWSDFFEKNGATIWAEKFYKQASDNDDYEKLVADYNGWVERLHELMREATKAANWFSDCVRALLNPRFRLIEGYALTSEDQGLSVTHVLYRYEPDEIQAVIADPYGNMERAKTWLERLQARAGAEDDASDRRSQQL is encoded by the coding sequence GTGGCCATCCTCGAGAAAGACATCAAGCTGCTATGGGGTTTCGCAGCGAACCGCTGCGCGATACCGGAGTGCCGTCGGATTCTTGCTCAGAATCCAGCCGTGGGCGGCGGGGGGTTCACGATCGGAGAGATGGCGCACATCGTGGCGGAGCAGCCGGGCGGGCCGCGTGGCGACTCGGCGCTGTCGGACCGCCAGCGTAATTCATACTCCAATTTGATCCTGCTCTGTCCGACTCACCACAGAATAGTCGATCAAGATATCGAGACGTATACCGTTTCAGTTCTGCACAGCATTAAGGACGAACACGAGACCTGGGTCGCGGACAAACTGTCGCCGACGGACCCCAAAGCCGCGGCGGCCGAATACCTCTACGCCGACCTGGTCGATTTCGTCAGCATGGAATTCCTCGAACGCTGGGACGACATTACGTTTGGTCCGATGTCGCCGTCTCCGTATTTCAGGCATGCGAATATCGAGATCATCCGAAGCTTTCGAGAGCGGACTCTGCGCACGCCGTGGCCCAAAACCTACCCCGCGTTCGAAACCGCATCGATCCGCCTGGGATTCGTTCTCGCCACCGCGCTGGAACATTTCCAGGTCCATTCCGACTGGAGTGACTTCTTCGAAAAGAACGGGGCGACCATCTGGGCCGAAAAGTTCTACAAGCAGGCGTCGGATAACGACGACTATGAGAAGCTCGTAGCGGATTACAACGGGTGGGTCGAGCGGCTCCACGAACTCATGCGAGAGGCGACGAAGGCGGCCAACTGGTTTTCGGATTGTGTTCGAGCGCTTCTCAATCCTCGATTCCGACTCATCGAGGGGTATGCTTTGACGTCGGAGGACCAGGGACTCAGCGTCACGCACGTCCTCTATCGTTACGAGCCTGACGAGATACAGGCCGTGATCGCGGATCCTTACGGGAATATGGAGCGCGCAAAGACGTGGCTGGAACGGCTGCAAGCGCGCGCCGGTGCGGAGGACGACGCGTCGGATCGACGGTCCCAACAGCTCTAG